ACACCGAAATTGTGAAAAATCAGCTTTCAGCTGATTGCACAAAGCTCAACTATGATTCTGAGAAGTTTAACGAAGACATTAAAGCATCAAGGGAGGATTTTGGACTGATGTGCAAGAGCATGTATAATAGACTATCTGAAATTCTCACACAGGGGCTGTTCCTAGAAGAACAACACGGGTAATGTTTGCATTGTCCATATTCATCTATGCACACTCTAAAGCATCCGTATCTATAATTTCTGGTAACAATCTAACAGTAGCAAATGACTTGCATTTGTTTTAACTGTGTACACAGGAGAGTGCTTGATCTGTTGGATGGAAGGCATCATGGCCAGGAATCTGAATCTATTGGGGGCAAGGAAACATTAACTATGCCAACCATAGAAGACGTGAAGAAGCTGGCTCGGGACTCCGACGAAACTCTGAGGAATAACAGAATTATGAAGGAGATTGAAATACAGGAGTTGGAGAAAGTTTTCAAGGAATATAAAGCAATCATGAAGCAAAATATTGTTTGCTTGAGAGAAAGGGCAGAATGTATTGAAAAGCAAAGACGCGAACTGTCTCCCAAACTCATACAATTCGCTCGAGCCGTGGCAGAGGAATCTGGTTAAGTAGGCTTTGTGTTCATGCAATCGGTATGCATCTATATATGTtatgttgttttcaattatgTCGTATTCTTCCTGTGTTACTACTTCATTGTCTACAAACATCAACCACTAAGGATGTAAGGAAATTGACTTTTTTTTGCATGTGTTAAACTACTAAATTATTCCGTGTGTGTCATTGCTTCATGTCGCTGACTTAGCACAAAAGACACAAAATTTTGCTTATATATTGAACGCATAAACATAAAAATACGTTGATAGAAGCTGACATGCCATAActtcaaataaatttactaCACGCATACATGTCAAGCATCATCCATTGACATTTATGTAGAAGTGAAATACACACCAGAAATGTGTTTTTTGAGTATTAAGACTTTATTTCATCACCCAAAAAAATGCGTGTAGCAATTGTATAAAAAGTacgaaataaaaaaatgttaatacTGTGCAGTCATAGTGGGGATATTATAGAGAACTTCTTCAAAAACCACGTTAGACGTTATTTCTGATGACCTGCCATCATCTCCAATTACTAAAATATGAAGTCCTGCAGCCGACGTAACACGTAATATAGCGACATAGAACTGGCCATGACAAAATACCGGCCTAGGCAAAAAAAGACCAACAATGTCAAGTGACTGACCCTGGCTCTTGTTTATCGTCATAGCAAAACATAATTGCAGTGGGAATTGTGTTCTCTTGAAATCAAAAGGCCATGGTGTCTCGGTCGGTATCATCTCAATCCTTGGAATTAGGTGTTTGGTACCAATGTGTGAaccacacattatttcacactCAATGGAATTCTTCTTGCACGCAGTGACCATCATCCGAGTACCATTGCACAATCTGTTGATCTGATTTAGATTCCTCATAAGCATAACAGGAGCACCAATCTTGAGCTTCAGTTCATGTTTAGGAATACATGGAATGTTTAAGGAGTTTAGATATTCAATGGAGAATGATTCGTCAAAATCATTTTCTTCCGGGCCTTGCTCTTCTAGAGAATCTTGGCTGAGGAATGTGTGCGTCTCTCCAGGAAGCTTGTCAAGAATGACATAATTTATGTCATCCACAACCACATTTGTTGGAGTCAGGATTGCACGGGAACTAAAGTACTGGGGAGATGCCAGATTATTGGAAAAATCTTCATACACAACATCGATCAAATCTTGTACTGGGTTATCAACAGAGTGAAGAACATGCTGCTTGGGTAATCTAAATAGCACCTCTGAAATGTGATCCTTCCTGCTGATCGGATCGACCTTACCATCTCCAACTTTCAGCTGCCACTCGCTAAACTCCCTTATTGATCTGTTCTGCTCATCAGTGTTGCCGGGTTGTAGGCGCATGTTACGTCATAGCAGAAAAACCTGGCAGTGTTCCCATAATGGTGAATTATTGAGAGCAGCTCCAACAATTTCTGGACGGCCGACTTTGGGAATAACAGGTAATATCTGGCGGAAATCACCGCCAAAAACAACAGTTATGCCTCTAAAAGGTTTGCTGGCTCTATCAGCAATAACAACAGACATGATGTCACGCAAGCTGCGGTCAACACACTCAAACGCATAACGGTGCTGCATTGGAGCCTCATCCCAGATAATTAAACCAGTGTTGTGGAGTAATTCCACAATATCGGTACCATGTTTAATACCAGTAGAAGAATATTGATCAAGCTTCAAAGGTATTTGGAAGCGAGAGTGAGCAGTCCTCCCCCCTGGCAAATGTGTTGCAGCAATTCCTGACGATGCAACTGGTAAAACAATTTGCCGCTTCGAACGAACATGGGATATTATACTTTGCCATAGAAAAGTTTTACCACAGCCTCCACTTCCATGCACAAAGAACAGACCACCCGTCTTCTCATTGACAGAATTGATGACTGCCTCGTAAACACTCCTCTGCTCATCATTCAATTTTTTGAAGTTACTGTCGTGCTTGTCTTTCATTTCCTTGACATTGTAGGATGTTTCTTCAAGAATCAGACGGTTCAATTCAGATGACATGTAGATAGAGCTTGGATATGGCATATCTGGAAAATCTTTCAAGCTCTTACCAATGTCGTTAAAGAGTTTCTCAATCTCTGCACATGTATAAAACTTTTCTAATAAAATGGATTACATAACTCAGTGCGTGAGACTATGTACTACATGCAGCTGGTTCAAACACGTGTCATGATCTTAAGCTGTAGAGACTAATAAAACCTAAACACAGTGGTAACCACACAAAAAATCTTTAGAATTGCTGAGACTTTGGTTTACATGAATCTTTTTGTGATCTTCGAAATAATTAGCTCATGTGACACCGAAAACTCGAGGTTTGTTTTAGTTAAATCATAAACACTATTGCAACATCTCTCAAAATGAGATAAAATCGGTtgaaatacatatataacaCACAACCTCTTCATGAGCTTACAAATGAGTCCATTTCAATATTGTATAAAATCCTGAACTGGTACAAATATGTTGTGGTCTAGGACCGGAAATATACCCCAGGAAGGGATTGAAGAAATTAACATGATGGTTAGACTTCCAAAACGTTTGTAGACTGTCAGATTAAATGCATATTTTCCAAGTCATTCTGCaactattataaaaaaaaaacactaatagATGAGTATTAAATGAGTTTTGCGATTACAAACCTGCAAGTGCAAACTGCTGGATGTCTTCCTTCGACATCTCCAGGTCAGCAATACCTGTACTGTTTTGTCGCTTCATGATGATATCTTCAGACATGCATTTCCAGTGACTCCTCCACAGAAATAGAGGATTAGCAACAGAACTGTAGGACAAAATATTCACAAACATTTCTCTGAGTTGTTGAGGGAAGGCTGACTGCGCATTCTCAGTAAGTGCATCGTGCCATTGCTTGTCGTTCTGCAGCAACCCCATTGCAGCACACGCCTCTTTAAAAGTATCATATATAACTCCATCAGCAGTCCGAATGTCATCAAATTTTGTACAACCCTTTTTACGCAGCAACAACATCTTAAGGTACAGTAAATCACCCGCAGTAGGATGCACCTCAAACAACCTGCCAACAACATCTCCTCTCTGCCTGGAGTTCCACTTGCAATCTTTTGGTATCCATGTGAAATGAGAGGGGAATTCAGCATAAGTGTAATTCTTGGCATCTGGGAGAGTATTTGTTTGCTATGAACCAAGCCTCTAGCTTACTTCTCTTAGAATCTGCACGATTGCAAATACTCTGGAGGGATTCTCCTGTTTTGAAGCTGACATACTTGCTTTCCGGTAGGTGTAATGGTAGGCGGTCAACGGATGGCCATCTAGAATGTATATCAAATCCAAAGATTCTCCAAGCAGCTTCAGATGCACAGACATAGCGGCCGTCAAGGTAGTGCTTAACTTCATCAACTACCTTAACTTTAGATGTCTACTTTTCAATGGTGGCTGAGTTATCGTTCTTCCGCTTAATAAGCATTGTCGCAGTATCGTGTCCCTTTAGGCAGTACTTAAAAGGGTACTTCAAAGATCGTGAATTATTGCATATCTCCAGATTTATATGACATTGGAACCGAAGCAATAATTCCCGGTTGTAAGGCACAACAAACTTATTGTCAAGAATTACACCCTTCCGTTTCACAGTTCGGCCTGTATTTTGTCGACGATAAATAAGAAAGCCACTCTCATCAAAACACGTTACTCCATTATACCTAGACAATTTTTATGGAAAATATTGTAAATCATTAAGGGATTACAATGCGCAGTAGATATATGATGGGAAGTAAATCTTGTGTTTACCTTTTTGGAAAATGACGACCACATCTACCATTAACCATGCGGGCTGAATACGATGTATCTTTACCGCAAGGACCGTGGATCATATAATTCTTGACAGCATGGTAACCAATACTGTCTTCGTCCTCGTCTGGAATCTCTGCACCGACTAACTTGTCAATTTGGTCAGCCGTCTTTGGTTTGTCTTTGTCGTTGAGCCAGACTAACATATGAGCGTGCGGTAAACCACGCTTCTGAAACTCAATGACATGCATCactgaaaaggaaaaaaatgtaatatttagtCTAATAAAGCATCAAGGCTAAGAGgatgtcaaaaaatttaaaaggctGACTAAACTTACAGCCAATACACCGTCCGAAGAAATGTTTTTTCTTAATGAGGTCTATTAACTAGTCAAGCTTCAATTTAAATACACGTGCAACCACATCAGGAGCATCAACGACTTTCACACCTGGCAAATGTTTCATCATCTCTTGTATCTCAGGCCACTTAGTATTAGTTGTCATTGTTAAGAATAACGAAGGATGGCCAATTGCACGACACAACGCGAGGGAATCTTTGAAATACTGAGACATGTAACGTTTCGAGCCTGTGAATGAAGCAGGAAGTATAACGCATTTCCCAACATGAGCTGGATCATTGTCTCCCCTACGTATTGCATCGCGTACGGATGTATAGAGATCAGAACGTATAGTTGTCTGATTTCGAGAAACCCAATCAAGGTGGTACTGTTCCATTGCTGTGAATGCATCAACACAATACTGTTGCCATAACCTACCACCAAGGTGTGGTGTCAAACCTGAAAATCGAATCAAGAGTGGAAGTTGCATGAAATGAAAATATGGAATTACAGTGATCCAGTTGTCGATATACAATACAAATGACATGGGATTGTATATTGTTAATTGTGCACTAAATTAGAGAAAGTACCTTCGTTTAGACGTATCATAAGCTTTGAGGAGTAATACTCTTTCTAGATTTTCTCTCACCTTCGTGTTTTGCATCCTCACTTATATATACAGGTCTTTTCTTAATCTATCTCAGTGGAATTTCAGTATGGTATCCATCTTCCCCTCTTGGAAACAGCAATGGAAATAGTAATTGCATAAAAAAGGGATCTGTCTCGAACACTCTCTTGAGATAACCCTGTCTGGTCTGGCAAACAGTGTCTCTACATCCAGCTGTGTTAGCACTTGCATTAACTATTAGACCGGCAACCTCATTTGTCGGACCAATAATATTTGGACGACCATTTTCTGCTTGGGATGAAATAAGAATTAGCTTGAACTCCTCTTGCTGGCTCCTCTTACATTCATCGCGAGCAGAACGGAAATATTTTACCAACTTGTTATGCTGATCAAGCATTCTGGTGAGGCCTTCCACAATTTCCAAATCCACGTCGTCTGCGTTTGTTCCAACAGCTCCAATCCGATTATTTTGCTCATTATCAGTGTCATATATATAGAGTTGACAAAATTTCGGTTTTACGCCATCCTCTGGTAAAAGGCTGCCAATAAAATGCATGTTCTGGCCCCTGATTTTGAAACAAAATGGTGCTCCACCCCTGTTTATCTTATGATCTATCTTGCCACCACTTGAACACATTGCGAACATGCAGTTGTATACCCTTATGTTATCCCTAAAGTGTTGAGATTTCGGGCTACCATTGAGCAAAGATTTCAATGGTTCTGGTGGCTGATCCTCTGGTGGCAGTTTCACTTGGCCACTTTTGCAACACAGTGAGAATGTTGGAGTAGCATTCCGGTTTGATTTGTTGTTGCGCTCCATCTCCCACATTATACTTCCACATGAATTGCATCTGGCATTAGGAGGTCCAATAGTGGAATAACCTTTCCACAAATCCGGACGCAGAAAAGTGCCTTCTTCACCTGTATACGCAGATTTATTAGGTGTccattatatttataaactttgcttcagtttattatttttgttgtagATTAGAATATAAGCATCTtacgttttaattaattaatcaaagaAAACTTTTGTGAAGAAGATGCATGGTTGGAATACAATACCATGCATAAAGTCTTCCTCAGCAAAATCAGATGGATCGCACACATCTTCGAATTCATTTAGGAAATTTTTTACGCCAGACGTGGACGCCCCAGTGCTAGGTCGAAAAGGCATGTGAGATTCTGAATTGAACATTACAATTCAGTTATAAATCATACTGTGGATGCTAAATGAGATTTGCATAGAGCCATGATCAGGGAGGATGAAAATAGAAGACATTTAGGACTGTCTGCCATCGATTTACGTACCATCGCTGTTAAGCTGCTGGAGGACAGCAGAAGAATTGGATTTTGTAAATGTACGACGGACCATGTCTGTGTTTGTGGGTAAATTATATGCAGCCGAGTGTGATCCTCTAGAAGCACCTGTTGTACCTTGTTGAGTGATTGTGCTCCGTGGAGTAGCAGACCCTGTGtttgtcatgaatgcatgtatTACAATACAACGATAAGATATAAGCAAGACCTTGTGGAAGGTTGTGCGGAGTGTTTACCATTAGAGGTGACATTACTATGGCTTGGTGTATATTGTGACTCTTGTGCAAGCCTTTGCTTTGTCAAAGTCTTAACCCCAGGACCTCTACCTCTGCGTTTAGTACCTGCAGATGCACATACCAGTGCTTTGCTCAGACATCCAAGCAcatattgttattttacaccaactatgagaaagattgtagaagggggggttgaatacaatcttttacaaacttaaaagattcaagaataatacactaagaacacagtaaacagaaaaacaccaagtattaaaaatacgggtggattgaatgatccacccgtgagattttatatagaagaatctgtggattgtttacaattcgcacagctgctggttcatcactcaaacaagttctaactctcagatttttctctcaagtaatttgaacaaattcaactgatgctactaacttggttatatactccaagttttacaaagcttttagctagattacaaaatgcactctaatctaaaaacaatgctgcacaactttgtcttatgcatgctttctgagatgtcttcatctttgaccatcatcttgatttgatccagattgcactgcatgagataagtatgtttctgtttcttctttattttcctaattaggcttccatttctattttagtgtaattcgatccatgtgatttgtcagacttaagctctagtcactttcaactgctctttgcttcatcagttgaaggttctggttgctttcaactgctattgactttatcagttgaatgcctggctcatcagttgaatgaattacaaactccatcagttgaatactgttccagtctcatcagttgaattcctcagcattatccgttgaatactttgtcttcagttgaatgcttgattttcatcagttgaaacatcattcagtctttatcagttgaatcagttacatctcatcagttgaatatccttcacttagataaaattacatggcattggatatttacaattagccatcctattctacccatccgttgataattcccaaagacaagaaatgtaacaattacaactgaaatttgataaagattctaagtaagacatgttacaaaatgtttatgttatcatcaaaaattattgattcctaacaatctcccccaatttatgactggagaagatgcagacataaattctacacttgatgataacaaaacattaataaaataaaatgcaaaatttaaatactggagttagaaaagattacagatgattatgctcctctagactgagcagttacttgttcctagaagatcttcttcttctggacttaagtttttcttcaagaatattgatctgtttctgaaagatcctgtagaacctgaaaggcatatgttaagcctatttgtatttaagagtatcaactcaactctgataagaaagaaagtaaattagcaagcactattgaaggaatccgtacgaagaacgtcaagtgatttattaaaatcatatgtctgaagaatttcaggatgctgctgcacaccactgaaagaagttcattaatatgttcaagcctcagtgtacaaataatattttgtagcacgtccagaagtccagaaggtataaagttttaatactttatttattcagaagattccaaactatttctacttatgaagaagaactacgaagacaaagactcgatgaacaagccacttcacaaatgtttaattgataaagaatatttgattcagctagatacagatgaaccagacagtacatttgtgtgtcagctactccgattaaatattctgcatcaacaataggtggtcgttcaatcaagacaatgaatcagatcttttaaaggaagacagaagacctgctactgaagctgtgctcaatataattattcttttaattaattcacatctcaaaataattatataagttatgtaatttatttattaaattaattcacactcgaattaatttaatttatgaatttatataattaatataattaagtggataattattgaattaattatataggaaaaatcAATTGTAATATGGTTTTttagcacggtatgacaatccaaaggattgtcataccgcaccatgaCATCTGCcttagtcaggaggcatgacaaaccaaaggtttgtcataccgaatgacttaggcatgacaattgatcattgtcataccgaagtcacaaggtatgacaatcccttggattgtcataccgtttgtcataccaccTGATGACTTAGCCTTCAAGgttcgattgtcataccttcccatgattgtcataccgtttgtcatacggatgtcatacctattcaaaatcagcatgacaatgcttgtaattgtcataccttcccactgattgtcattctgattgtcataccttcccttagattgtcataccttctcatttgtgccatgacaatgcttgtaattgtcataccttttgtcatagcacttgtgtaattgtcatagagcttcctaagggttgtcatgccttgctttgtcatacaagttcaatggtttgcctatatatatggcttaaccacttcatttgttcaatgttcattgcattgtaaagctttcaagttgtgctaaacttgctattgtttaatccacagttttctgtgctttgatcactcggttgttttaatccgctaagttagaatacttcctgtcgaatttattctacgaactagtggactttaaaacgaaccatattaattatataacgacttaaaaaattgttatattaattaatttaaatctgattaacaagttaaactccaatcagattattccgccgcgattattttgtgacgattgtattcaacccccccccttctacaatcgtatctggacctaacagaaccattcttcatcactgtcttgtctgttgagcttggattggagagtcttcagagtattcaagctagcaaccttgagttgatctttaggtctgaaaaatctcctaacaccttgattgtccctaaattccatgactggagtaggttcatgatgaattttctttccagtgtagggaattttcagccttctttgtagactagcatctgagttccattccttcctgatctcaaggattctctttagtaccatttgctttgcaggtggtgtaaatcctccagtcctcttcatagatccatatatttttgttagagaactgaatccctcagaattcagaactctgtgaagaggccagatgacatcacccttgtttttgtaagagaataccaatctttcaggtaactttgaagttgcttctattcctcttacttcttgaagatcatccagctccagctccaactcagaaatttcttcaatgttagcaatgatcagatagtcatcaggattttcaggttcttttggaggtttaggagggttagccatcctcttagccacagacttgactttcttctttggcttggaagattcttgaacaagaaaagctggaattgggatatcttccaagtcaattggctcctcctttggcattattggctcatcatggaagttgacatctggatgtactactgtggtatccttgattggagaagaaggctttgagataggcttttctggcacttcttctcttctcttggctgcctcaggcatcttagttttagatttgactctctttttctttggagaagattcaagaggcaatcctttctcatttaaaaactcagctgccaactcctcttccagctcaatagcatacctttcatcaacctctatttgattcaaagagagttgggattcaaactcctctttttcacattctctggccacctcttcagcttttgcaaatgagtagtgaggatggccagttccaatgaacagcttctggccttctctgtagatgatggcaaaatgagcttttaaagccacatctgcacagtctttgtaacttttgatctcttggcccaaaagcttgtactcatttttgtcaggcctggctagtggaaagtagattgagcttgagtctttcccaggcttggagtaaccacaattgtttggaaacagaatgggcttgaattcattcacaattgatggctcacccttttctgtcttgaaagggataacaatctcaggtgtaatcaccctgagaattgtggttgtagttggaaaagagatttgagctgtggtggctgtagaagatgtagatgatttcttgcccagttgagccactctctttgcaatggagtccaattcttttatccttgcaatcttctgcttttccctttcagtgtggaaagggggaggaatttgactgatcaattctgcaggagttggtaattctttctccccctttttgttagcagcaagtgtaggggatggactgggaagtgaaacaccagaggcaagaagaagatgttgaagcagtccagtctgaattctttgatgctgcaacatctcatccattctagagtttaaggtgtagacatttccttccagagcttccacttgcttctccaattgtagttgtttttgctcagatgcagaaagagctgatttgacctgagctggaagcttttcatcaatttgcttggtcagatcagtcttaacagaggcaataagagaattgagatgctctatctcatgctgaaaatgaagagattgaaacttgtgaagcttgaggctttctagagcttgactggcaatggtggcagagatggctggagaggaggatgagcttccaggttgtgattgaagaatggtggaggcttgcctttccagctccatgctaacaacaattgcattggcagactgcatggagagccatgaaggtagagaagttgtaggttgttcaacaagggattcctcaagagcatcattgaggtcttcatcactatcatcataatgaaaatcatctccagcattggcaggcagagctgttaatgcctcctttgctctaagcatggaagatgtagtgtgaatcagattgaggtgcctctcagctgcttgattgtccaatctggcaaagtcttgaatggaggacatcccatgagtaaaagtctcagggtctagtgaaacaccatccaatatggatctgtattcagcttgaaactcttgttcactaaacccttcattgacacctgcatttctctcaatttctctcttttcttgcatcaagggctccccttggctcaccacacaactcacctctccctcacttacccttactaaagggtcactcttatcctctcctttttcctggctagaagaaaatgccagactctccacaccctctccttttgccagctcactaggctgcctctccactccatagctcactccactcaatcctagaagtgtttgtgctaccatgtgatcaactgctgtagaaagaggtaaactaattgataaagaatatttgattcagctagatacagatgaaccagacagtacatttgtgtgtcagctactccgattaaatattctgcatcaacaataggtggtcgttcaatcaagacaatgaatcagatcttttaaaggaagacagaagacctgctactgaagctgtgctcaatataattattcttttaattaattcacatctcaaaataattatataagttatgtaatttatttattaaattaattcacactcgaattaatttaatttatgaatttatataattaatataattaagtggataattattgaattaattatataggaaaaatcaattgtaatatggtttttgagcacggtatgacaatccaaaggattgtcataccgcaccatgaCATCTGCcttagtcaggaggc
This genomic window from Daucus carota subsp. sativus chromosome 7, DH1 v3.0, whole genome shotgun sequence contains:
- the LOC108194665 gene encoding uncharacterized protein LOC108194665 encodes the protein MRLQPGNTDEQNRSIREFSEWQLKVGDGKVDPISRKDHISEVLFRLPKQHVLHSVDNPVQDLIDVVYEDFSNNLASPQYFSSRAILTPTNVVVDDINYVILDKLPGETHTFLSQDSLEEQGPEENDFDESFSIEYLNSLNIPCIPKHELKLKIGAPVMLMRNLNQINRLCNGTRMMVTACKKNSIECEIMCGSHIGTKHLIPRIEMIPTETPWPFDFKRTQFPLQLCFAMTINKSQGQSLDIVGLFLPRPVFCHGQFYVAILRVTSAAGLHILVIGDDGRSSEITSNVVFEEVLYNIPTMTAQY
- the LOC108194664 gene encoding uncharacterized protein LOC108194664; translated protein: METAESDSSAAGRKRRVTALDEFLLNRVSKMQHKGYVSSPEPHSAHSDVPSTPRTALAAIDTNTCMNKTVIETTFAGKDVAPDVPSEDSRKRGRGPNVDKVINQMEKENQPAVEKPQGTKRRGRGPGVKTLTKQRLAQESQYTPSHSNVTSNGSATPRSTITQQGTTGASRGSHSAAYNLPTNTDMVRRTFTKSNSSAVLQQLNSDESHMPFRPSTGASTSGVKNFLNEFEDVCDPSDFAEEDFMHGEEGTFLRPDLWKGYSTIGPPNARCNSCGSIMWEMERNNKSNRNATPTFSLCCKSGQVKLPPEDQPPEPLKSLLNGSPKSQHFRDNIRVYNCMFAMCSSGGKIDHKINRGGAPFCFKIRGQNMHFIGSLLPEDGVKPKFCQLYIYDTDNEQNNRIGAVGTNADDVDLEIVEGLTRMLDQHNKLVKYFRSARDECKRSQQEEFKLILISSQAENGRPNIIGPTNEVAGLIVNASANTAGCRDTVCQTRQGYLKRVFETDPFFMQLLFPLLFPRGEDGYHTEIPLR